From the Fusarium oxysporum Fo47 chromosome X, complete sequence genome, the window AAAAAGCAATGGCCAACGATAAACTCATCTGCGTCATTGGCGCCACAGGCAACCAGGGCGGCTCCGTCGCCCTTCGCTTTCTGAAAGCGGGCTTCAAAGTGCGTGGCTTGACCCGCAACACCGCCTCACCCTCCGCCCAAGCCCTGTCATCGGCGGGAGCCGAAGTCGTGTCTGTTGATCTCAATGACGTCTCGACTCTCAAGAAAGCGTTTTCCGGGGCGAACGTAATCTTCAGCGTGACTAACTACTGGGAACCGTTTTTCCGACCAGATTGTCGGGAGCAGGCTGCCAAGGAGGGTATTTCGTGTCGAAAGTTTGCGTATAATGTTGAGGTGCAGCAGGGAAAGAATATTGTCGATGCGGCTGCTACCGTGGTGGACAGCCTGGATGATAATGGATTTTTGGTCTCGACGTTGAGTCAGGCTGAGAAGTGCAGTGGAGGCAAATTCAAGGAGTTGTATCATTTTGATGGCAAGGCTGATGTTTTCCCGGCGTATGTTGACGAGAAGTATCCTGAGCTTGCGGCCAAGATGTCGTGCATTCACACGGGGTACTTCTATACGAGCTTCAACATTTTGCCCAACTCTTATATGAACAAGGTAGGTTCATCCACGTTTGCCATGGGCTGGCACTGATAAGAAGTAGCTCCCTGATGGATCCTTTGAAATGTCCTTCACTACCTCCCCCGACAGTCTCGTTCCTCATCTCGACCCAGTGGGAGATCTAGGCAACTTCACCTACGCCGTGTACCAAATGTCTCCAGGCAAGGCTTACATGGCCGAAGGCACAACCTGCACATGGCCAGAATGGATCGAGACCTGGGGTCGCATCAACAATGTCCCTGTCAAGTACCGCCAGGTGACACCAGATGAAATGACAGCCGCTACACCTGATCGAGATGCGGGAATTGAGACAGGATATATGTTCTCGTATACTTCTGATCCGGGATACGATGGCGGCATGAAATTGCTGAAGGCGGAGGATATCCGAAAGGTATGTGTTCTTTTCTGAGAGTTTGGAAAGATGCTGACTTTACAGGCTGGCATTGACTGCCCCATGACAAGCTGGGAGGAATGGGCCAAGAAGTACGACTGGTCTGCTATTCTTAACAAATAAGGGCTCCAAGATATATAGGCATGGTTATTATTAGCGCAAAGTCTGTTGCAGAAAGAACTTATTAGAGTAGACTACATTACGGCCGAAAGCATGATGAATAAATACGAGAACTATcggtttttttctttttccaaTTCGCTGTTGCATTTCACTTCATGTTACCTCGTGACCAAGCAGTCATGAACTCGTTACTCCTCCAGCTGCCATTTCGCAGCGCCTTTCGCATGTAACTCAACGGTATCAAACATGGGCATGTCAACGTCCCCCGGCCTTAATATCATCTGCAACTCTGTACACCCCAAAATAACCCCTTCGGCACCCCTCCCATACAAGTCCCTGATCTGATCCAGATAAAACTCCCTTGACTGAGGCAGTACCTTATTACACGAAAGCTCTTCAAAAATCACACGAtccatcctcttcctcgcctccTCCCCCTTCGGCACAAGTACTTCAACCCCAAACCTCCTCTCCAGCCTCCCCTTCAAAAAGTCCTGCTCCATCGTAATCTGTGTTCCCAGCAATGCAACTTTCTTCAACCGTTCTTTAATGATAGCATCACCCGTAAAGTCAATGATATGCAGCAGTGGAAGACCCGTTGCATTTTCAACATCTTCCGCCCAGCGATGATTCGTGTTGACGCAGAGAACGATTGCTTCTGCGCCGATGGACTTGAGATTCTTTGCCGCGCTGCAGATTTGGCGGGATACTTCGTTGTAGTTGCCTGtttggaagaagctgaagagctcggCGTGGTCGAAGGAGTGGAGGAGCAGTTTGGAGGAGTGGCCGCCGCCGAGACTGTGTTGGACGTAGGCGTTTATTTGTTTGTAGTAGAGGAGGGTTGCGTTGTAGGTTGTCCCGCCTAGAAGGCCTAGCACGCGCATCTTCGCTGGGTATCGTGCTGGATTTTCCTCTTGATATGATGGAATTGAGGCAGATAGTTGAAGCGCAACAGTTAGTGATGAGGGGAGTTTGTAGTGATTAAACCACTTCACGCTTGAGTTGAGTGGAGGTGGGGTTCGTTGTGTTAGTGCAAGACCTCGAAGGAGCTGGCTCTAGCACGCTGGAAGTAATCCTATTGGCAGGAAGTTCCTTACCGGGTACCCTGACATCGTTCGTCTTTCCGCTGGACCCACTGCATTGTACTACTCTAACGGCCATATTCGAGTGAGCATTTCTTCTAAATACCACGAAAATCTCATCGTCCACGCCTGTTTCGAGATCCAACCACAATTCGTTAACATGCTGGGTTCGTGATTTCATATTCGACAATACCCCGTTCTTGAAAAGGTACCTTGCCAAGGAGTATCTGGAGGAAAGTAaaaagaagacgatgaagtTGCAGGAGCTCTTTGTTTCTAAAGGAACTATACATCTCCGTAAGTAGGAGGACTTATCATACTGCTTATTTCTCTGCGGAAGGCTGTAGAATTTGAAGCGTACTAATACATGAAATGATATATAAACCGCAAGTTTGTTTGGCCTAGAAGTTACTTAAGCTCCATGTCACAAGGTGCAATGAGTCTTTATAGAAAACCTGTTGGGGGTCGTACGTCATTACATATCCCTGTTTTAATTCGAATCCTGAAATGAAACAAGCGTAACCACGACTCATGTTCAAATGATTATAGTAAACTCCCCTTTTTCCGCTCGCTATTTGTTAATCTAGCCAGTCTCGAAGCCCATTTAGTTAAGAACTTTGGTGTTTGAGTCTACTAAGCATCAGGTCCAGCTTCGTAGCCTAGAATCTGAGCATGGAAGGAAGTGGAGAAAATGGGAGTTAAGTTAGCCAGTCTGTAGGTCTCAATCACCATGTCAAACGCCAAATGTTAAGTTAGACGGATAACAGGTAGATATACCACTTACGCTCCAAAAGGCACAATGTACGGAGTACTGGGACAGGAGTGAGATATTTGGGCAAAGTAAAAAGTAGCCACGTGCACGGAGCCGGGACTCTTGGCAACGAATCGTTCACAAGTACAAGACTATGGCTAGAACGTACGGATAGGCGCTCGCTGATGGTTTAATAGATTATCTGAAGGCATAAACCTGTACAGTATACCCCCTGAATGCTTAAGTAGTAAGGGTATTTCTATTTTCCTATaattctatataataaagctttaaAATATctaaaaaataaaaaataaatttTTTAGAAAAAAATATCAtttgtttgttttcttttaataaaaaaatgttaaatattaaggaaaataagaaaatcTTGCCATAACCCCTTTAACTAGGTATCGCACTAACAATCATTCAGGGGGTATACTATATATATCGGTAAATGCAAGTGCAGGGAAAGCAAGCTAAGCAAGGGTTCCCTAGAAGATCCGGTTCCAAGTGCTCGTATCCCTCGCCCTGTTTAATTTTAAGCTCGTTCTTCGCTCATGGCAGGGCAAACTAGTCCAATTGAGGTACCAACTACCGGGCGCAGCGCACGTGCCAGATTTGGACACGAAGATGGTATATAAACGAAGAATGGAAGCCCAACACGATGCGTATAGAACATCCAGCTCCCAACGTTCTAGAAACTGCGCATCATGATGAACAAGGCGACAGTGCTGTCACTTCTTCTACCCGCAGCGGCATCGTCCATCTGTCAGCCGTTAGCAAACAACCAGACTCAACCTACCAACCAAACACAACCCTTGGATCCGAATACGCCTACGAACGGGACCGGATCTACCAACAGCACATTTCCTGATGATAATACTCCATGGGTTCCGACTTGTAAGCTTCCCAGGCGAGACTTCGCATGGCAGAGTGTCGGGCATGGTTTTATGAGCGACTGCATCCCCAGCAAGGGTACTATTCAGGGCTTTATGATCTTTGTCGACTTTTCCGACGCAGAGGCCCTCGAAGAATCTCCACAGGACGCTTACGATTTCCTGGTTCCCGATGCAAACAAGTGGTTCCAAGAAATCAGCTATCACCAGCTTGGACTGAATATCACCGCCGATACTTCCAAGTTTTATCGTATGCCTCATTCCGCAGAATCCTACGATTGGGACTCGGGTTTAAGTAACCAACAGCACTATGCCTACGTTGAGGATGCATTGGATGCATATATGAACAATGGCGAAAATCCACCTCCGGCCGCGACGGATATCCTTTATGTCGTACCTACGCGTAACGCAGCATGGATGACTCGCTCTTTGGCCTCGTCCTTCGGTGCATTTACCCGAGACCAAAAATTCGTGGCGAATAGAGCTGTTACCTTTGGAGTTGACCCTTATAATAGCTGGGGCTATAAGGCGCTTAACCACGAGACTGGCCACTCTATGTGTCTACCCGATCTATACCCCCTCGATCTAAACTTTCCTACCGGCGAATTTGTCGGTGGCTGGAGTGTCATGGGTAATGTTGGAGGAATTGCTCCCGACTTCTTCGCCTGGGATAAGTGGAGGCTAGGTTGGATACTCGATGAAGATGTCGATTGTATTTTGGAACACGGTACTACCAGACATACTCTCACACCTGTTGAGACAGAAGGGGGCACCAAGGCTGTGATTGTCGCAACTAATAAGACTTCAGCTCTTATTGCTGAAGCCCGCGTAGCCAAGGGTGCGGATGAAAAGATATGCGCACCTGGTGTTCTCCTCTATACGGTTGATACTACTCTCGCTACAGGGCAGGGCCCTATTCGTGTTCTCGATGCTACCCCTGGATCGGACAGTTGCGGTAGTGACGTTAGCGGTTGGGAGCCGTTGAACGATGCAACCCTGTCCATGAGTGGTACAAAGTCATATGAGGTGTCTGGGTGGGGTATTAAGGTTACTCTGGTTGACGAAAAGGATGATCAGTTCAAGATTGAAGTAGACTACTCCTAACAAGCCTTGGAGGTCTGGTAGAATTTAGACTATGAAAATAGCAGCTATTTATTGCTACCGCCAACACAAGAATACAAGGGCGCTCTCCCAGCTGATATAattgttgttgatatcaaaCAATAAGTGTCTTATCAGGACGCTAGATTGGCAAAACAA encodes:
- a CDS encoding Asp/Glu racemase, yielding MRVLGLLGGTTYNATLLYYKQINAYVQHSLGGGHSSKLLLHSFDHAELFSFFQTGNYNEVSRQICSAAKNLKSIGAEAIVLCVNTNHRWAEDVENATGLPLLHIIDFTGDAIIKERLKKVALLGTQITMEQDFLKGRLERRFGVEVLVPKGEEARKRMDRVIFEELSCNKVLPQSREFYLDQIRDLYGRGAEGVILGCTELQMILRPGDVDMPMFDTVELHAKGAAKWQLEE